From a region of the Thamnophis elegans isolate rThaEle1 unplaced genomic scaffold, rThaEle1.pri scaffold_101_arrow_ctg1, whole genome shotgun sequence genome:
- the SMYD5 gene encoding SET and MYND domain-containing protein 5, whose product MAAPSGDPFAFCLEAPPGQARRALELRLTGSAKGKGLFATRNIKKGDTIFVEKPVVSAQFLWNALYKYRACDHCLRALEIAEENAQRLLGRFQPLPHPEKCSIRKELHQGCPNCQVTYCSSECRQAAWDQYHQVLCLGPSKQDPDHPLNKLQEAWRNIHYPPETSSIMLMARMVATVKQTKDKERWIKLFSQFCNKTANEEEEIIHKLLGDKFKGQLEVLRMLFTEALYDDHLSKWFSPEGFRSLFALVGTNGQGIGTSSLSQWVRACDALELPPQEREQLDAFIDQLYKDIEKETGDFLNCEGSGLYVLQSCCNHSCLPNAEASFPDNNFVLHLTAVEDIHQGEEICISYLDCCQRERSRHSRCKILQENYLFICSCPKCLAQAEDPDVTSEEEEEEEAEGEPDGAELEDEMTDV is encoded by the exons ATGGCGGCTCCCAGCGGCGACCCCTTCGCCTTCTGCCTGGAGGCGCCCCCCGGCCAAGCCCGCCGCGCCCTGGAGCTGCGCCTGACCGGCAGCGCCAAG GGCAAAGGGCTTTTTGCCACCCGAAACATCAAGAAAGGGGACACGATTTTCGTGGAGAAGCCCGTGGTGTCGGCTCAGTTCCTGTGGAACGCTTTGTATAAATACAGAG CCTGTGACCACTGCTTACGAGCCCTGGAGATCGCCGAGGAAAATGCTCAGAGGCTGCTGGGAAGATTTCAGCCCCTTCCTCACCCGGAGAAATGCAGCATTCGAAAAGAGCTCCACCAGGGTTGTCCCAACTGCCAG GTGACCTACTGCAGCTCCGAGTGCCGTCAGGCCGCGTGGGACCAGTACCATCAGGTTCTCTGCCTGGGACCCTCCAAACAAGACCCCGATCACCCCCTCAACAAACTCCAGGAAGCTTggag GAACATCCACTACCCACCGGAGACTTCGAGCATCATGTTGATGGCCAGGATGGTGGCCACCGTCAAGCAG ACGAAAGACAAAGAGCGGTGGATCAAACTTTTTTCTCAGTTCTGCAATAAAACGGCCAACGAGGAAGAAGAGATCATCCACAAATTGCTAGGAGACAAATTTAAG GGCCAGCTCGAAGTCCTACGGATGCTTTTCACGGAGGCCCTTTACGATGACCATCTCAGCAAG TGGTTTTCTCCCGAAGGTTTTCGATCCTTGTTTGCCCTGGTTGGGACCAATGGACAAGGCATAGGGACGAG CTCTCTGAGCCAGTGGGTCCGTGCCTGCGACGCTCTGGAGCTCCCGCCGCAAGAACGGGAGCAGCTGGACGCTTTCATCGATCAGCTGTACAAGGACATCGAGAAAG AGACTGGGGACTTCCTGAACTGCGAAGGCTCCGGACTCTACGTCCTCCAGAGTTGCT GCAACCACAGCTGTCTTCCCAATGCCGAGGCCTCCTTCCCGGATAACAATTTCGTCCTGCATTTGACTGCAGTGGAAGACATCCACCAGGGGGAG GAGATCTGCATCAGCTACCTAGACTGTTGCCAGAGAGAACGGAGCCGACACAGCCGGTGCAAAATCCTACA GGAAAACTACTTGTTCATCTGCTCCTGCCCCAAGTGCCTGGCCCAAGCCGAGGATCCCGACGTCAcatcagaggaggaagaggaggaagaagctgAAGGGGAGCCGGATGGAGCCGAGTTGGAAGACGAGATGACAGACGTTTGA